A region of the Pseudomonas asiatica genome:
CGGCACGCGCTCACGCAGGGTGTTGAAGGCGGCCTCGAGCTGGGCGCCGCGGATGTCACCGTTGCTGGCGACAAAGCTGGCGGCGTCGTCATGGGCTTCGCGCACCACTTTGGAATCGCGGATCGAGGTGGTGGTGTCAGAGGTGAAATCGATCGAACG
Encoded here:
- a CDS encoding DUF2388 domain-containing protein produces the protein MRKPLIAATLGMLLLADLAQAQTLVATSNIIVRAFGRSIDFTSDTTTSIRDSKVVREAHDDAASFVASNGDIRGAQLEAAFNTLRERVPQARDASDQVLAEAILAL